A section of the Acanthochromis polyacanthus isolate Apoly-LR-REF ecotype Palm Island chromosome 13, KAUST_Apoly_ChrSc, whole genome shotgun sequence genome encodes:
- the il4i1 gene encoding L-amino-acid oxidase, which produces MTTYETLPLTKVSLSSHSVSLSSRRKKSRLWSSVLKVMPHMALCKFFPLILVGAVVFAVSGIIGDSLLDCLQDTDYPELLDIVNKGLPPTKTPRHVAIIGGGIAGLTAAKFLEDAGHKVTIIEASDRIGGRVETFRNRREGWYAEMGPMRIPSFHTILLSFISKLQIPLNPFIQDDLNTYYLINGKLHKTYTVENNPDVLNYSLSAREKSKSAAKLFSLALWKVRDDLKTMGCSAMLDKYDSYTVKEYLVKEGNLSRGALRMIGDILNENSLFYMSLIEMLYIQSDINDETKYFEVTDGFDHLPRAFYQLLNATILLNSKVKLINQKGGGNVTVTYQDWRNSGSLTNLTVDYALVTATAKATLFIDFQPPLSGDKMEALRSVHYASSTKVVLSFKERFWEKEGIRGGKSITDRPSRLIYYPSHSFPGTDAGALLASYTCSDDSTLFQGMSDDEVMAVVLEDLVKIHGEYIRPLCTGGLVKKWGLDPYSLGAFALFTPYQQGQYTRELFQSEGRVHFAGEHTATPHAWIETAMKSALRAAKNINSITV; this is translated from the exons ATGACAACTTACGAGACATTACCTTTGACAAAG gTTTCTCTTTCATCTCATAGTGTCAGTCTCAGCAGCAGAAGGAAGAAGTCCAGACTGTGGAGTTCCGTCCTCAAGGTGATGCCCCACATGGCCCTGTGCAAATTCT TTCCTCTGATTCTTGTGGGGGCTGTGGTTTTTGCTGTGAGTGGGATCATTGGAGACTCTCTGTTAGATTGCCTCCAAGACACAGACTACCCAGAGCTCCTCGACATTGTGAATAAAGGTCTTCCTCCCACAAAGACCCCTCGTCATGTCGCCATCATCGGCGGGGGCATCGCTGGACTGACCGCTGCCAAGTTTTTGGAAGACGCAGGACATAAG GTGACCATAATAGAAGCCAGTGACCGTATTGGAGGACGTGTGGAGACCTTCAGGAACAGAAGAGAAGGCTGGTACGCAGAAATGGGTCCAATGAGGATCCCCAGCTTCCACAC GATTCTGCTTTCCTTTATCTCCAAATTACAAATTCCACTGAACCCCTTCATCCAAGATGACCTCAACACCTACTATTTGATAAATGGAAAGCTACATAAAACCTACACTGTGGAGAACAACCCTGATGTGCTCAACTACAGCCTGAGTGCCAGAGAGAAGTCGAAGTCTGCCGCCAAGCTCTTCAGTCTGGCACTGTGGAAG GTGAGAGATGACCTGAAGACAATGGGCTGCAGCGCCATGCTGGACAAGTATGACTCCTACACAGTGAAG GAATATCTGGTGAAGGAGGGCAACCTGAGTCGAGGTGCTCTGAGGATGATTGGAGACATCCTGAATGAAAACAGCCTCTTCTACATGTCACTGATAGAGATGCTGTACATACAGTCAGACATCAATGACGAGACTAA GTACTTTGAAGTGACAGATGGCTTTGACCACCTCCCCAGAGCTTTCTACCAGCTGTTAAATGCCACCATCCTCCTCAACTCTAAGGTCAAGCTAATAAATCAAAAAGGGGGTGGCAATGTGACCGTAACATACCAAGACTGGCGTAATTCAGGCTCCCTGACTAACCTAACAGTGGACTACGCCCTGGTCACGGCCACAGCCAAGGCCACCCTCTTCATTGACTTCCAGCCCCCTCTATCTGGGGACAAAATGGAGGCTCTGCGCTCAGTTCATTATGCCAGCTCCACCAAGGTTGTACTCAGCTTCAAGGAGCGCTTCTGGGAGAAAGAGGGCATCAGGGGAGGAAAGAGCATTACAGATCGGCCCTCTCGCCTAATCTACTACCCCAGCCACAGCTTCCCCGGTACAGACGCAGGTGCCCTCCTGGCATCCTACACCTGCTCCGACGACTCCACCCTCTTCCAGGGGATGAGCGATGACGAGGTGATGGCTGTGGTCCTGGAGGACTTGGTGAAGATCCACGGAGAGTACATCAGGCCTCTGTGCACAGGGGGGCTGGTCAAGAAGTGGGGCTTGGATCCCTACAGTCTTGGAGCCTTCGCTCTGTTCACACCCTACCAGCAGGGACAGTACACCAGAGAACTGTTCCAGAGCGAGGGACGGGTGCACTTTGCAGGCGAGCACACAGCCACACCTCATGCATGGATCGAAACGGCCATGAAGTCTGCACTCAGGGCAGCTAAAAACATTAACAGCATTACTGTTTAA